A single Candidatus Zixiibacteriota bacterium DNA region contains:
- a CDS encoding T9SS type A sorting domain-containing protein yields the protein MKLIFWFGIVSLSTFNFVLAQVDPGIRDTCQLSRIETVPPNSQVVMDVYAFNDEYLGAFIIPLAFVDSNSYLDIRCDSISFVGTRSANATYYSDTFCCIDNSKNRLVVFAFWFHGGLEPGSGSVAKIYFTTGPFWNYPSYASVDTIFWPPNVHLEFVDTLGNAFSPVFYKGYLEVQDINTPTKPSSFSLSQNFPNPFNPKTMIRFALPKDSWVKLEVYNILGQKVKTLVDEKLAAGVKEVEWDGKDSKGLEFASGIYFYRIKADDFSDVKKMVMLK from the coding sequence TTGAAATTGATCTTTTGGTTTGGCATCGTCTCTCTTTCAACCTTCAATTTTGTACTTGCTCAGGTGGACCCTGGAATCAGGGATACTTGCCAACTTTCGCGCATTGAAACTGTACCACCTAATTCTCAAGTGGTCATGGATGTTTATGCATTTAACGATGAGTACCTGGGAGCTTTTATCATCCCGTTAGCCTTCGTAGATTCAAATAGCTATCTGGATATCAGGTGTGATTCTATAAGTTTTGTTGGCACGAGAAGTGCTAATGCCACTTATTATAGTGACACTTTTTGCTGTATAGATAACAGTAAGAACAGATTGGTTGTGTTTGCGTTCTGGTTTCATGGAGGCCTTGAACCTGGCAGTGGTTCTGTGGCTAAAATATATTTTACAACTGGGCCATTCTGGAATTATCCCTCGTATGCATCAGTGGATACAATCTTCTGGCCTCCCAATGTCCACTTAGAGTTCGTTGATACATTAGGTAATGCATTCTCACCGGTCTTTTATAAAGGCTACTTAGAAGTCCAAGACATCAATACCCCGACTAAACCTTCATCTTTCAGTCTTTCTCAGAATTTTCCGAATCCTTTTAACCCAAAGACCATGATCAGATTTGCCCTTCCCAAAGATTCCTGGGTAAAACTGGAGGTCTACAACATTTTAGGGCAGAAAGTGAAAACCCTGGTTGATGAGAAATTGGCAGCAGGGGTAAAAGAGGTTGAGTGGGACGGAAAAGACAGCAAAGGCTTAGAATTTGCCAGCGGGATCTATTTTTATAGAATTAAAGCGGATGATTTCTCAGATGTTAAGAAAATGGTTATGTTGAAATAA